In a single window of the Bradyrhizobium sp. ORS 285 genome:
- a CDS encoding DUF2147 domain-containing protein, whose amino-acid sequence MLHRIRSLMSTTIAYSAVVFAAGISSAFAADPTGDWRVADGVANIRVAQCNGSMWGVVAWEKTPGGRDVNNPDPARQSRPTLGMPILIDMKKKPGAEAWEGQVYNAKDGKLYASTITPTDPDHLEIQGCVLGFLCGGETWTRVGPPIPSSPVNSMAKGTQKPIAPAPAPAHKTTTTGVGTGAMVAAKPAGKPADQVGDICLLPEVARPH is encoded by the coding sequence ATGTTGCATCGCATTAGATCTCTCATGTCGACAACGATAGCATACTCCGCAGTGGTGTTCGCCGCAGGAATTTCTTCTGCGTTCGCGGCCGACCCCACCGGCGACTGGCGGGTGGCTGACGGGGTTGCGAACATCCGAGTCGCACAATGCAATGGCAGCATGTGGGGCGTGGTGGCCTGGGAGAAGACCCCGGGCGGGCGTGACGTCAACAATCCCGATCCGGCCCGGCAGAGCCGGCCGACTTTGGGCATGCCGATCCTGATCGACATGAAGAAGAAGCCCGGCGCTGAGGCCTGGGAAGGCCAAGTCTACAACGCCAAGGACGGCAAGCTGTACGCCTCGACGATCACGCCGACCGATCCGGATCACCTGGAAATCCAGGGCTGTGTGCTCGGATTCCTCTGCGGCGGCGAGACCTGGACACGTGTTGGTCCTCCGATCCCGTCGAGCCCTGTCAACAGCATGGCCAAAGGTACGCAAAAACCAATCGCGCCGGCCCCTGCTCCCGCGCACAAGACTACGACGACCGGCGTCGGTACTGGTGCCATGGTTGCGGCTAAGCCGGCGGGCAAGCCCGCCGACCAGGTCGGCGACATCTGCCTGCTGCCGGAGGTCGCGCGCCCACACTGA
- a CDS encoding MMPL family transporter, translated as MLTTFVVSIVRACTRFAWPTLIVGLLLSVGAGVYTARHFSINTDINKLISPDLDWRKRDQQYEQAFDRDRMILGVVEAATPELTGVAADALAKKLKGDTANFSSVELLGGGEFFAKNGLLFLPTDQVKQLTEQFAAAAPLVEIMAGDPSIRGLTGALETGLAGVKRGQVQLDNTARPFDYISQTVETVLDKGDATFSWRQLISDKPLADSDKRAFIQFKPILDYQALEPGKAATDAIRQAAAELDFPNRFHARVRLTGPVPIANEEYATVQEGAVVNGIGTVVVVLIILWLALHSAKIISAVFINLFIGLALTTAVGLMMVGSLNLLSVAFAVLFIGLGVDFGIQFSVRYRSERFKNDNLPEALAEAARRSAVPLSLAAMATAAGFLCFLPTDYKGISELGAIAGAGMIIAFLSSITVLPALLKILNPPGEKEPVGYAFLAPVDHFLEKHRVPIIVGTLGLVIAGLPLLYYMKFDFNPMNLRNPHAESIATYLDLRKDPNTGANAIDVLTRSEAEAKAIEAKLEKLPEVARVMSLDSFVPEDQQTKLKLIAQGAKVLGPALNPDQIDAAPTDKENVDALNSTVDNLRRTAGDGKGPGAVASRRLADALAKLAGASEAVRNKAQDVFVEPWKITLTQLGAALQAQPVTLANLPPELVSQWKSKDGLIRVEAQPKGDPNDNDNLRRFANAVLSAEPNAIGGPVSILKSGDTIVKAFIHAGIYSLVVISLLLWVTLKRFSDVLMTLVPLLVAGAVTLEICVLIKLPLNFANIVALPLLLGIGVAFKIYYVVAWRGGRTDLLQTSLTRAIFFSALTTATAFGSLWLSSHPGTSSMGKLLALSLVTTLAAVLLFQPALMGKPREVHE; from the coding sequence GTGCTGACAACGTTTGTCGTCTCGATCGTCAGGGCCTGCACCCGGTTTGCGTGGCCGACATTGATTGTGGGCCTGCTCTTGTCGGTGGGAGCGGGGGTCTACACGGCCCGCCATTTCTCCATCAATACCGACATCAACAAGCTGATCTCCCCCGATCTCGACTGGCGCAAGCGCGACCAGCAATACGAGCAGGCGTTCGATCGTGACCGCATGATCCTGGGCGTCGTCGAGGCGGCGACGCCGGAGCTGACCGGCGTGGCAGCGGACGCGCTCGCCAAGAAGCTGAAGGGCGACACCGCGAATTTCTCCTCGGTCGAGCTGCTCGGCGGCGGCGAGTTCTTTGCCAAGAACGGCCTGCTGTTCCTGCCGACCGATCAGGTCAAGCAGCTGACCGAGCAGTTCGCCGCGGCCGCGCCGCTGGTCGAGATCATGGCTGGCGATCCCTCGATCCGCGGCCTGACCGGCGCGCTGGAGACCGGCCTTGCCGGCGTCAAGCGCGGCCAGGTTCAGCTCGACAATACCGCGCGGCCGTTCGACTACATCTCGCAGACCGTCGAGACCGTGCTCGACAAGGGCGACGCCACCTTCTCCTGGCGCCAGCTGATCTCCGACAAGCCGCTCGCCGACAGCGACAAGCGCGCCTTCATCCAATTCAAGCCGATCCTCGACTATCAGGCCCTGGAGCCGGGCAAGGCTGCCACCGACGCGATCCGCCAGGCGGCCGCCGAGCTCGATTTCCCGAACCGCTTTCACGCGCGCGTCAGGCTGACCGGGCCGGTGCCGATCGCGAACGAGGAATACGCCACCGTGCAGGAGGGCGCGGTGGTCAACGGCATCGGCACCGTGGTCGTCGTGCTGATCATTCTGTGGCTCGCTCTGCATTCGGCCAAGATCATCTCGGCCGTGTTCATCAACCTGTTCATCGGCCTCGCCCTCACCACGGCCGTGGGCCTGATGATGGTCGGCTCGTTGAATCTGCTGTCGGTCGCCTTCGCGGTTCTGTTCATCGGCCTCGGCGTCGATTTCGGTATCCAGTTCAGCGTCCGCTATCGCTCCGAGCGGTTCAAGAACGACAATCTGCCGGAGGCGCTCGCGGAAGCGGCGCGGCGCTCGGCGGTGCCGCTGTCGCTCGCGGCGATGGCCACCGCTGCCGGTTTCCTGTGCTTCCTGCCGACCGACTACAAGGGCATCTCCGAGCTCGGCGCGATCGCCGGCGCCGGCATGATCATCGCCTTCCTGTCGTCGATCACCGTGCTGCCGGCGCTGCTCAAGATCCTCAATCCGCCCGGCGAGAAGGAGCCGGTCGGCTACGCCTTCCTGGCGCCGGTCGACCACTTCCTGGAAAAGCACCGCGTGCCGATCATCGTCGGGACGCTCGGCCTGGTCATCGCCGGCCTGCCGCTGCTCTACTACATGAAGTTCGACTTCAACCCGATGAACCTGCGCAACCCGCACGCCGAATCGATTGCGACCTATCTGGACCTGCGCAAGGATCCGAACACCGGCGCCAATGCCATCGACGTGCTGACGCGTTCGGAGGCCGAGGCGAAGGCGATCGAGGCCAAGCTCGAGAAGCTGCCGGAGGTGGCGCGCGTGATGTCGCTCGACAGCTTCGTGCCTGAGGACCAGCAGACCAAGCTGAAGCTGATCGCGCAGGGCGCGAAGGTGCTCGGGCCCGCGCTCAATCCGGATCAGATCGACGCGGCGCCGACCGACAAGGAGAATGTCGACGCGCTGAACTCGACCGTCGACAATCTCCGCCGCACCGCCGGCGACGGCAAGGGTCCCGGCGCCGTTGCATCACGGCGTCTGGCCGACGCACTCGCCAAGTTGGCCGGCGCCAGCGAGGCCGTGCGCAACAAGGCGCAGGACGTGTTTGTCGAGCCCTGGAAGATCACGTTGACGCAGCTCGGCGCCGCCCTGCAGGCGCAGCCGGTGACGCTCGCCAACCTGCCGCCCGAGCTGGTGTCTCAGTGGAAGAGCAAAGACGGACTGATTCGGGTGGAGGCGCAGCCGAAGGGCGATCCGAACGACAACGACAATCTCCGGCGGTTCGCCAATGCCGTGCTGAGCGCCGAGCCCAACGCAATCGGCGGTCCGGTGTCGATCCTGAAGTCGGGTGACACGATCGTGAAGGCGTTCATCCACGCCGGCATCTACTCGCTGGTCGTGATCAGCCTGCTGCTGTGGGTCACGTTGAAGCGTTTCTCCGACGTGCTGATGACCTTGGTGCCGCTGTTGGTTGCCGGTGCCGTCACGCTCGAGATCTGCGTGCTGATCAAGCTGCCGCTGAACTTTGCCAACATCGTCGCCCTGCCGCTGCTGCTCGGCATCGGTGTGGCGTTCAAGATCTACTACGTGGTGGCGTGGCGCGGCGGCCGGACCGACCTGCTGCAGACCAGCCTGACCCGCGCGATCTTCTTCAGCGCACTGACCACGGCGACGGCGTTCGGCAGCCTTTGGCTGTCGAGCCATCCCGGAACCTCCAGCATGGGCAAGCTGCTGGCGCTGTCGCTGGTGACGACCTTGGCCGCGGTGCTGCTGTTCCAGCCGGCGCTGATGGGCAAGCCCCGCGAGGTGCATGAATAA
- the ispH gene encoding 4-hydroxy-3-methylbut-2-enyl diphosphate reductase, with amino-acid sequence MQVYLAQPRGFCAGVVRAIEIVERALEKYGRPVYVRHEIVHNKHVVESLKAKGAVFVEDLSEVPPRAVTVFSAHGVARTVEEEAAARDLPVLNATCPLVTKVHNQGKRYVSKGRTLVLIGHAGHPEVEGTMGQVPGPVYLVQNTADVAALPLPVDTPMAYITQTTLSVDDTKDIISALQARFTDLQGPDIRDICYATQNRQSAVRDLSKLVDVILVVGAANSSNSNRLREIGTEAGVDSYLIADGSELNPDWLKHAKAVGITAGASAPEVLVDDVIEALRRIGPVEVAVVPGREENIEFRLPAELVAG; translated from the coding sequence TTGCAGGTGTATCTCGCGCAACCGCGCGGGTTTTGTGCTGGCGTGGTGCGCGCGATCGAGATCGTCGAGCGCGCGCTGGAGAAGTATGGCCGGCCCGTCTATGTGCGCCACGAGATCGTGCACAACAAGCACGTGGTCGAAAGCCTGAAGGCCAAGGGCGCCGTTTTCGTCGAAGACCTCTCCGAAGTGCCGCCGCGCGCCGTGACCGTGTTCAGCGCCCATGGCGTGGCGCGGACAGTGGAGGAAGAGGCCGCCGCGCGCGACCTGCCGGTGCTCAACGCAACCTGTCCGCTGGTGACCAAGGTCCACAACCAAGGCAAGCGCTATGTGTCGAAGGGCCGGACCCTGGTGCTGATCGGCCATGCCGGCCATCCCGAGGTCGAGGGAACCATGGGGCAGGTTCCCGGGCCGGTCTATCTGGTCCAGAATACCGCCGATGTGGCCGCCCTGCCCCTGCCCGTCGACACGCCGATGGCCTATATCACCCAGACCACGCTCAGCGTGGACGACACCAAGGACATCATTTCGGCCCTTCAGGCCCGGTTTACAGACCTTCAAGGTCCCGATATCCGGGATATCTGCTATGCGACACAAAACCGGCAATCTGCGGTAAGGGACTTAAGCAAGCTGGTGGACGTTATCCTCGTGGTAGGCGCCGCCAACAGCTCCAACTCGAACAGGCTGCGCGAAATCGGCACCGAGGCCGGCGTCGACAGCTATCTGATCGCAGATGGCAGCGAGCTCAACCCGGATTGGCTGAAGCATGCCAAGGCCGTCGGCATCACTGCCGGCGCCTCGGCTCCGGAAGTGCTCGTCGACGACGTCATTGAAGCCCTGCGGCGCATCGGACCGGTCGAGGTCGCGGTGGTCCCGGGGCGGGAAGAAAACATCGAATTCCGCCTGCCGGCCGAGTTGGTCGCGGGCTGA